A portion of the Scleropages formosus chromosome 15, fSclFor1.1, whole genome shotgun sequence genome contains these proteins:
- the pcnx1 gene encoding pecanex-like protein 1 isoform X3, with protein MWASLRTELWTLKNQEICIKVHITQVPWGDVGKTSDDISLSLAQSCSLCKEGSQDQDLMSDPKMYCLVSNDSFASMQPSTSLGPPDLARDPVETEGMTPLTQSLSSACDVDSNSLGPLHSQSFRKEPRPRGLPRTSSSAGPAFPDPSLPDFSLYPPPRRGGLYPVCELEAARPSRGGEGEGNAEGGGGSEAVASTSGTDCCRIQESCKLSSSASREAGVDGGAGLYQGEMGGGHVSGSKSLMGERSADSLRSLSTRSSGSTESYCSGTDRDTNSTVSSFHSEQTSSTHVESLLSLSGDERAVRERGDGGADSRTSSHSCGPRGPSGLPSGEANKNPHANELMAKQPSDGTTPVPQEIAEPCTCVDDPLSRAAAEGSARLVLRDQEQDKEDVRPKSASLIQRASSSAGRSGRRRTGKKRASSFDASRHRDYVSLRGVAKPRSAAFAGEEDSSDQSELSCASSLHSAHHFSTDSSSSTTSHSCHSPEGRYGVLKAKHAAAVAAALSSGKGATGPERRRSSRRTPSTGSAKTHARVLSLDSGTAACLNDPNRLGAPPGPRPLTTSKSDLEAKEGEVLDAVCLLGRASQLESVTRSRNSLPSHTAFSESQETTSSSRALGSEEAVTFRRERSTFRRQAVRRRHNAGSNPTPPTSLIGSPLSLQEALSQVSQPSTTQVKGQPSRTPSQVTVLSASASLLARNGSVHLEGSQDKASTAGTTSLQDDFGKLTPSLYEAGGCDMSLVNFEPATRRASNNIWDTDSHLSSSTSVRFYPHDLLSLPQIRLNRLLTMDPELLEQPDADLSPELQDAPLGPEDSSATAAAARKAKQYYRLWLLPYLWVGLHFDRLTLLALFDRNREVLENVLAVMLAVLVAFLGSVLLVHGFFTDIWVFQFCLVIASCQYSLLKSVQPDSSSPRHGHNRIIAYSRPVYFCLCCGLIWTLDYCSGRTNSNNFTLYGVALTSSLVLASARDLIIVFTLCFPIVFFVGLLPQVNTFLMYLSEQLDIHIFGGNACTSLPSAIYSVARSIVTVALLYGLCYGALKESWDAQHIPVLFSVFCGLLVAVSYHLSRQSSDPSVLISLVQSKIFPSLKEKNPEDPLSEVQDPLPEKLRNCVNERLQSDLIVCVLIAVLYFAIHVSTVFIALQPFLSYVLYTLLGTVGLFNHYLLPQVRKQLPWYCFSHPLLKSKEYYQFEVRGAAHVMWFEKLHVWLLFAEKNVLYPLVVLNELSGSARELASPKKLDTEVGALMITVAGLKLLRSSYSSPTYQYVTVLFTVLFFTFDYHALSETLLLDLFLMSIVFSKLWELFYKLHFVYTYIAPWQITWGSAFHAFAQPFAVPHSAMLFVQAVVSAIFSTPLNPFLGSAIFITSYVRPVKFWERDYNTKRVDHSNTRLASQLDRNPGSDDNNLNSIFYEHLTRSLQHSLCGDLQLGRWGNYGTGDCFILASDYLNALVHLVEIGNGLVTFQLRGLEFRGTYCQQREVEAITEGVEEDEGCCCCEPGHLPHVLSFNAAFGQRWLAWEVLVTKYVLEGYSITDNSAGSMLQMFDLRRILTTYYVKGIIYYVTASPKLEEWLANDTMQEGLRCCIERNYVDLDPTFNPNIDEDYDHRLAGISRDSFCGVYLNWIQYCNSRRQKPLDCEKDSALVTLCYGLCVLGRRALGTASHHMSSNLESFLYGLHALFKGDFRISSVRDEWIFADMELLRKVVVPGIRMSLKLHQDHFTSPDEYDEPAVLFEAISSHQQNLVIAHEGDPAWRSAVLSNSPSLLALRHVLDEGTNEYKIIMLNRRYLSFRVIKVNKECVRGLWAGQQQELVFLRNRNPERGSIQNAKQALRNMINSSCDQPIGYPIYVSPLTTSYCNSHAQLGHILGGPISIGNIRNFIVSTWHRLRKGCGAGCNSGGNIEDSDANGGMSCASGNGTGVSDSQQSSVSHTGVQGPAAPLPYQPHSLGTSHSSQSVQSGLVRQSPARASVASQSSSYRYSSSRHSSLRTSATGLEPCRRSSTSQLSLRTLPTSLQLRLGPDPAGPSASLSSHSIPPCKRHTLVGLLGSEGLCHTDPASHHHPTLSAVRRDDISYRVQIVDASQVLEMINVSKRKELQWPDEAMRLKAGRSYWKDWSPQEGMEGHVIHRWVPCSRDPGSRSHIDKTILLVQVEDKLVPILEAGVIELGAEV; from the exons ATGTGGGCGAGCTTGAGAACAGAGCTGTGGACTTTGAAGAACCAGGAAATTTGCATAAAAGTGCATATAACACAAGTGCCAT GGGGAGATGTGGGGAAAACCTCAGATGACATTAGCTTGAGTCTTGCTCAGAGCTGCAGCCTGTGCAAGGAAGGTAGCCAGGACCAAG ACTTGATGTCCGATCCAAAGATGTACTGCCTCGTCTCCAATGATTCTTTTGCCTCCATGCAGCCCTCCACTTCTCTTGGCCCCCCAGATCTGGCCAGAGACCCGGTGGAAACCGAGGGCATGACCCCTCTCACACAGTCACTGTCATCTGCCTGTGACGTAGATTCCAACTCCCTTGGCCCACTGCACTCTCAGTCGTTCCGGAAAGAGCCACGGCCTCGGGGCCTGCCTCGGACCTCCAGCTCAGCTGGTCCAGCATTTCCTGATCCCTCCTTACCTGATTTTAGCCTGTACCCCCCACCTCGCAGGGGTGGGCTGTATCCAGTCTGTGAGCTGGAGGCAGCCAGGCCTTCACGAGGTGGAGAGGGCGAGGGGAATGCAGAAGGGGGTGGAGGCAGTGAGGCCGTGGCTTCCACCTCAGGGACGGACTGCTGCAGGATCCAGGAGTCTTGCAAGCTGTCGAGCTCTGCCTCACGTGAAGCTGGGGTGGATGGTGGGGCGGGGCTATACCAGGGTGAAATGGGTGGGGGACATGTCTCGGGGAGCAAGTCACTGATGGGCGAGCGCAGTGCAGACAGCCTGCGTAGTCTCAGCACACGTAGCAGTGGTTCCACGGAAAGCTACTGTAGCGGTACGGACCGCGACACCAACAGCACAGTGAGCAGCTTCCACAGTGAGCAGACCAGCTCCACACATGTGGAGAGCCTCCTGTCACTCTCAGGCGATGAACGGGCTGTGCGTGAGCGTGGGGATGGTGGTGCTGACAGCAGGACTTCCAGTCACAGCTGCGGTCCCCGGGGGCCCAGTGGTCTCCCGTCTGGAGAGGCCAATAAGAACCCCCATGCCAATGAGCTGATGGCCAAGCAGCCATCTGATGGCACAACACCTGTGCCCCAGGAAATAGCTGAGCCCTGCACCTGCGTGGACGACCCTCTGTccagagcagctgctgagggTTCTGCACGCCTGGTGCTTCGTGATCAGGAGCAGGACAAGGAGGATGTTCGGCCCAAGTCGGCCAGCCTGATCCAGCGGGCCTCGTCCTCAGCGGGCCGGAGTGGGCGTCGGAGGACGGGCAAGAAGCGTGCCAGCAGTTTTGATGCCAGCCGCCACCGTGACTATGTGTCATTGCGGGGCGTGGCCAAGCCACGCAGTGCCGCCTTTGCTGGGGAGGAAGACTCAAGTGACCAGAGTGAACTGAGCTGCGCCTCCAGCTTGCATTCTGCACACCACTTCAGCACGGacagctcctccagcaccacctccCACTCCTGCCACTCGCCCGAGGGCCGTTACGGCGTGCTCAAGGCCAAGCACGCTGCCGCTGTGGCTGCTGCCCTGTCCTCGGGGAAGGGTGCCACTGGGCCCGAGAGGCGCCGTTCCTCCCGCCGCACCCCCAGCACAGGCAGCGCTAAGACTCACGCGCGTGTTCTGAGCTTGGACAGCGGCACAGCCGCCTGCCTTAATGACCCCAACCGATTGGGTGCCCCTCCTGGCCCGCGTCCACTCACCACCTCCAAATCGGACCTGGAGGCTAAAGAGGGTGAGGTTCTTGACGCTGTGTGCCTGCTGGGCCGGGCCTCGCAGCTGGAGTCTGTCACACGCTCCAGAAACAGCCTCCCTAGCCACACCGCCTTTTCAGAATCCCAAGAAACCACCAGCTCTTCGCGTG CCCTGGGGAGTGAAGAGGCCGTCACGTTCCGCCGTGAGCGAAGTACGTTCCGCCGTCAGGCCGTGCGGCGACGCCACAACGCAGGCAGtaaccccacaccccccacgtCCCTCATTGGATCACCTCTCAG tctTCAGGAAGCTCTGAGCCAGGTATCCCAGCCTTCTACTACCCAGGTGAAAGGGCAGCCGTCCCGTACCCCATCCCAGGTGACCGTGCTGAGCGCGAGCGCCTCCCTGCTGGCCAGGAACGGAAGTGTGCACCTGGAGGGCTCTCAGGACAAGGCCTCAACTGCAGGCACCACTAGCCTGCAGGATGACTTTG GAAAGCTCACCCCTTCCCTGTACGAAGCTGGCGGCTGTGATATGTCCCTAGTTAACTTTGAACCCGCAACCAGACGAGCCTCAAACAATATCTG GGACACAGACTCCCATCTTTCCAGTTCTACCTCAGTTCGTTTTTACCCTCATGACCTG CTCTCTCTTCCTCAGATCCGTCTGAACCGTCTCTTGACGATGGACCCAGAGTTGCTGGAGCAACCAGATGCTGACCTGAGTCCTGAGCTCCAGGATGCCCCACTGGGCCCAGAAGACTCTTCTGCCACTGCAGCGGCAGCTCGCAAGGCCAAGCAGTACTACCGCTTGTGGCTTCTCCCCTATCTGTGGGTGGGCCTCCACTTTGACCGGCTGACACTGCTGGCACTGTTCGACAG GAATCGGGAGGTTCTGGAGAATGTGCTTGCGGTCATGCTGGCTGTCCTTGTGGCCTTTCTGGGCTCAGTTCTGCTGGTGCATGGcttttttacagacatttgGGTCTTTCAGTTCTGCCTGGTCATCGCCAGCTGCCAGTACTCTCTCCTTAAG AGCGTTCAGCCAGACTCCTCCTCTCCTCGACAC GGCCATAACCGGATTATTGCGTACAGCCGACCTGTGTACTTCTGCTTGTGCTGTGGTCTGATCTGgactctggactactgcagtgGGAGGACAAACTCAAACAACTTCACCCTGTACGGCGTGGCGCTGACCAGCTCCCTGGTGCTGGCCTCTGCCCGTGACTTAATCATAG TGTTTACTCTATGTTTCCCCATCGTGTTCTTTGTGGGGCTCCTGCCACAGGTGAACACATTCCTCATGTACCTGTCCGAACAGCTTGACATCCACATATTTGGGGGCAATG CCTGCACCAGTCTGCCCTCTGCCATCTACAGCGTGGCCCGCAGCATCGTCACAGTTGCGCTGCTTTATGGACTGTGCTACGGAGCCTTGAAG GAATCATGGGATGCTCAGCACATCCCTGTACTTTTCTCTGTGTTCTGTGGCCTACTGGTGGCTGTATCGTATCACTTGAGCCGGCAGAGCAGTGACCCTTCTGTTCTCAT TTCACTAGTTCAGTCTAAGATATTTCCCAGCCTGAAAGAGAAGAACCCAGAGGACCCCTTATCTGAAGTGCAGGACCCCTTGCCAGAAAAGCTTAGGAACTGTGTT AATGAGCGGCTGCAGTCGGACCTGATAGTGTGTGTACTCATTGCTGTCCTGTACTTCGCCATTCACGTCAGCACAGTATTCATCGCACTGCAG CCATTCCTGAGCTATGTTTTGTATACACTGCTGGGAACAGTGGGCCTGTTCAACCATTACCTACTGCCCCAAGTCCGCAAACAGTTGCCCTGGTACTGTTTCTCTCATCCTTTGCTCAAGTCCAAGGAATACTACCAGTTTGAGGTCAGAG GGGCAGCCCACGTGATGTGGTTTGAGAAGCTGCATGTATGGTTGCTCTTTGCTGAGAAAAATGTTCTCTACCCACTGGTTGTCTTGAATGAGCTCAGCGGCAGTGCGCGTGAGCTGGCCAGCCCCAAAAAGCTGGATACAGA GGTGGGTGCTTTGATGATTACGGTGGCTGGTCTCAAGCTGCTGCGCTCCTCCTACAGCAGCCCCACATATCAATATGTAACGGTGCTCTTCACCGTCCTCTTCTTCACCTTCGATTACCATGCCCTGTCAGAGACCTTGTTGCTCGACCTCTTCCTCATGTCCATCGTCTTCAGCAAG CTATGGGAGCTCTTCTACAAACTGCACTTTGTCTACACCTACATTGCCCCCTGGCAGATCACCTGGGGGTCTGCCTTCCATGCCTTTGCCCAGCCGTTCGCCGTGCCTC ACTCTGCCATGCTCTTCGTTCAAGCAGTTGTGTCCGCCATCTTCTCCACACCCCTCAACCCTTTTCTGGGCAGTGCCATCTTCATCACCTCCTATGTTCGCCCTGTCAAGTTCTGGGAGAGAGACTACAA TACAAAGAGAGTGGACCATTCCAACACCAGACTGGCTTCCCAACTGGACAGGAACCCAG GCTCAGATGACAACAACCTGAATTCAATATTCTATGAGCATCTCACCCGCTCCTTGCAACATAGTCTCTGTGGAGACTTGCAGCTGGGCCGCTGGGGAAACTACGGAACAGGTGACTGCTTCATCCTGGCCTCTGACTACCTCAATGCCCTGGTGCATCTGGTTGAAATTGGGAATGGCCTGGTCACCTTCCAGCTGCGAGGACTTGAGTTCAGGG GAACATACTGCCAACAGCGGGAGGTGGAGGCCATCACAGAAGGtgtggaggaggatgagggctgctgctgctgtgagcCAGGCCACCTACCGCACGTGCTCTCCTtcaatgctgcctttggacagcGATGGCTGGCCTGGGAAGTGCTTGTCACAAAATACGTGCTGGAAGGCTACAGTATCACTGATAACAGTGCAGGCTCCATGCTGCAGATGTTTGACCTGCGCCGCATCCTCACCACCTACTATGTCAAG GGTATCATTTACTATGTAACGGCCTCACCCAAGCTAGAGGAGTGGCTGGCCAATGATACCATGCAGGAGGGCCTGCGCTGCTGCATTGAGCGCAACTATGTGGACCTGGACCCAACCTTTAACCCCAACATTGATGAGGACTACGACCACCGCTTAGCAGGCATCTCTAGGGACAGCTTCTGTGGGGTCTATCTCAATTGGATACAGTACTGCAACAGCCGCAGGCAGAAG CCTCTGGACTGTGAGAAGGATTCTGCCCTGGTCACTCTTTGTTATGGACTGTGTGTACTGGGCCGGAGAGCACTGGGCACTGCTTCGCACCACATGTCCAG TAACCTGGAGTCCTTCCTGTATGGACTGCATGCACTCTTCAAGGGAGACTTTCGTATTTCTTCCGTTCGGGACGAGTGGATCTTTGCTGACATGGAGCTGCTGAGGAAAGTTGTTGTTCCAGGAATTCGCATGTCGCTAAAGCTGCACCAG GACCACTTCACATCCCCAGATGAGTATGATGAACCAGCTGTTCTGTTTGAGGCCATCTCCTCCCACCAACAGAACCTCGTGATTGCTCATGAGGGTGACCCAGCCTGGCGTAGCGCAGTGCTCTCCAATTCACCCTCCCTCCTTGCCCTGCGACATGTCCTTGACGAGGGCACCAATGAGTACAAGATCATCATGCTCAATCGCCGCTACCTCAGCTTTCGTGTCATTAAG GTAAACAAAGAGTGTGTGCGTGGCCTGTGGGCGGGGCAGCAACAAGAGCTTGTCTTTTTGCGGAATAGGAACCCTGAGCGTGGCAGCATTCAGAATGCAAAGCAGGCACTGCGCAACATGATCAACTCATCATGCGACCAGCCGATCGGTTACCCCATCTATGTCTCTCCGCTGACCACTTCATACTGCAACTCTCATGCTCAGCTTGGCCATATCCTGGGAGGCCCGATTAGCATTGGTAACATCCGCAACTTCATCGTCAGCACCTGGCACAG GCTACGAAAGGGCTGTGGGGCAGGCTGCAACAGCGGTGGGAATATTGAGGATTCGGATGCAAATGGGGGCATGTCCTGTGCCAGTGGGAATGGGACAGGGGTGAGTGACTCCCAGCAGAGCTCTGTCTCTCATACTGGAGTTCAAGGACCTGCAGCTCCACTGCCCTACCAGCCACACTCCCTGG GCACCAGCCACAGCTCTCAGTCGGTGCAGTCTGGCCTGGTCCGTCAGTCCCCAGCTCGGGCCTCTGTTGCAAGCCAGTCTTCCTCCTACCGCTACAGTAGCAGTCGGCACTCATCCTTGCGTACCTCCGCTACGGGCCTGGAGCCTTGCCGCCGATCCTCTACAAGCCAGCTTTCCTTGCGCACACTGCCCACTTCCCTGCAGTTGCGTCTGGGACCGGACCCTGCAGGGCCTTCTGCCTCACTGTCTAGCCACAGCATCCCACCCTGCAAACGCCATACTCTGGTAGGCCTGCTGGGTAGCGAGGGGTTGTGCCACACCGACCCAGCTAGCCACCACCACCCAACACTTTCGGCTGTCCGCCGGGATGACATCTCCTACAGGGTGCAG ATTGTGGATGCCAGTCAAGTACTGGAGATGATCAATGTGTCAAAACGCAAAGAGCTTCAGTGGCCTGACGAGGCCATGAGACTGAAAGCTGGACGCAGCTATTGGAAGGACTGGAGCCCCCAAGAGGGCATGGAGGGACAT GTGATTCACCGATGGGTGCCTTGTAGCCGAGACCCAGGCAGCCGCTCCCATATTGACAAAACCATCCTGCTGGTACAGGTGGAGGACAAGCTGGTGCCCATCCTAGAAGCTGGGGTCATTGAGCTGGGTGCAGAGGTGTAA